A genomic region of Clavibacter michiganensis subsp. insidiosus contains the following coding sequences:
- a CDS encoding sugar ABC transporter substrate-binding protein: MKNGFLTPLGLAVAAGFLLTSCAGTGQEAAPTARGANGGGDLTFAVVTHSGTGDAFWDRVKSGAETAGGQYGATVTYNADPDPAKQSQLIDNAVAQKVNGIVVSMANPDGVKDSVEKAVAAGIPVVTINSGIERSAEFGALTHIGQSETVAGEAVGKRLGDAGLKNALCVIQEAGNVGLEERCSSAASAFPGQMANLQVDGTNDADVKATIKSKLQADPSIDGVLTLGGQYAIDAVGAIEESGSEAQIGTFDLSEDVVSAVEAGTVLFAVDQQPYVQGFLGITALDLYATNGNVIGGGQPVYSGPAFVTKDNAAQVAEFARNGTR, encoded by the coding sequence ATGAAGAACGGATTCCTCACCCCCCTCGGCCTCGCGGTCGCCGCCGGGTTCCTCCTCACCTCGTGCGCGGGCACCGGCCAGGAGGCCGCGCCCACCGCGCGCGGCGCGAACGGCGGCGGCGACCTCACCTTCGCGGTGGTCACGCACTCCGGCACGGGCGACGCCTTCTGGGACCGCGTGAAGTCGGGCGCCGAGACCGCGGGCGGCCAGTACGGCGCCACCGTCACGTACAACGCGGACCCGGATCCCGCCAAGCAGTCCCAGCTCATCGACAACGCGGTGGCGCAGAAGGTCAACGGCATCGTGGTGTCGATGGCGAACCCCGACGGCGTGAAGGACAGCGTCGAGAAGGCCGTGGCCGCGGGCATCCCCGTGGTCACCATCAACTCCGGGATCGAGCGCTCGGCCGAGTTCGGCGCCCTCACCCACATCGGCCAGAGCGAGACGGTCGCGGGCGAGGCCGTCGGCAAGCGCCTCGGCGACGCGGGGCTGAAGAACGCGCTCTGCGTGATCCAGGAGGCCGGCAACGTCGGCCTCGAGGAGCGCTGCTCCTCCGCGGCGAGCGCCTTCCCCGGCCAGATGGCGAACCTCCAGGTCGACGGCACGAACGACGCCGACGTGAAGGCGACCATCAAGTCGAAGCTGCAGGCGGATCCCTCCATCGACGGCGTGCTCACGCTCGGCGGCCAGTACGCCATCGACGCGGTCGGCGCGATCGAGGAGTCGGGCAGCGAGGCGCAGATCGGCACGTTCGACCTCTCGGAGGACGTCGTGAGCGCGGTCGAGGCGGGCACGGTCCTGTTCGCGGTCGACCAGCAGCCGTACGTGCAGGGCTTCCTCGGGATCACCGCGCTCGACCTCTACGCCACCAACGGCAACGTCATCGGCGGCGGCCAGCCCGTCTACTCCGGACCCGCGTTCGTGACGAAGGACAACGCGGCGCAGGTCGCCGAGTTCGCGAGGAACGGCACCCGCTAG
- a CDS encoding ExeM/NucH family extracellular endonuclease, producing the protein MTETDTASASRGRAPGSLRRVARPLAVGTALALGLSALVASPAEAATVAIADVQGTGSATPFAGRVVTVEGVVTADYRGASGYAGIVIQTRGSGGATDATPGASDGIFVYLASADPSVAIGDLVRVTGTASERQGQTQLAATATDLVEAGVGVPDATPLPDTLRGADRESLESMLVTPTGDYRVGSAHQLDTYGTLWLSAGADLPVKATDVVRPGAEADRIAADNRARRLLLDDGYDIQLTNAAYPAGATQPYYSADRVVRNGDVPVFPTTPYVLAYGFDDWRLQPTTPVTSLDAAGRVPTFTSGNPRPASSPEVGGDVRIAGFNVLNYFTTLGERGAATADEFRKQRAKIVTAITGLDAQVVTLMEIENSTRFGEPADTATADLVRGLNDAAGKRVWDYVRTPAALASTPTDEIQNAIIYRTDAVTPVGAAATQSDETVWGNAREPIAQSFRGGDRTFTVVANHLKSKSGSGTQPADGQGFFNADRVAQAKAVARFASELQASSGSDLLYLLGDFNAYSEEDPIQALRDAGFVDLVAAKAPGERTYSFDGEVGSLDHVLATRAGAARVTGVGVWDINAPEWAAREYGGAATDGSSAFRSSDHDPVKVGLDTIRDASTLVGYADRLLVRSGQGVEYSVRLQAGGAPVTGRVQVLDRGRAITSVDVTADDAGRATVTLPRLSRGIHLITASYAGDSGATASSTVWPSIVLVW; encoded by the coding sequence ATGACCGAGACCGACACCGCATCCGCATCCCGGGGGCGCGCACCGGGATCGCTTCGCCGCGTCGCCCGCCCGCTCGCCGTCGGGACCGCCCTGGCCCTCGGCCTCTCCGCGCTCGTCGCGTCGCCCGCCGAGGCCGCGACCGTCGCGATCGCCGACGTGCAGGGCACCGGCAGCGCGACGCCGTTCGCCGGCCGCGTCGTCACGGTCGAGGGCGTCGTCACCGCCGACTACCGCGGGGCGAGCGGCTACGCGGGGATCGTGATCCAGACCCGGGGCTCGGGCGGCGCCACCGACGCGACGCCGGGCGCCTCCGACGGGATCTTCGTCTACCTCGCGAGCGCCGACCCGTCCGTGGCGATCGGCGACCTCGTCCGCGTCACCGGCACCGCGTCGGAGCGCCAGGGCCAGACCCAGCTCGCCGCGACCGCGACCGACCTCGTCGAGGCGGGCGTCGGCGTGCCCGACGCCACCCCGCTGCCCGACACCCTCCGCGGCGCCGACCGCGAGTCGCTCGAGAGCATGCTCGTCACGCCCACGGGCGACTATCGCGTCGGATCCGCGCACCAGCTCGACACGTACGGCACGCTCTGGCTGAGCGCCGGCGCCGACCTGCCCGTGAAGGCCACCGACGTCGTGCGCCCGGGCGCCGAGGCCGACCGGATCGCCGCCGACAACCGCGCGCGCCGGCTCCTCCTCGACGACGGCTACGACATCCAGCTCACCAACGCCGCCTACCCCGCGGGCGCGACGCAGCCGTACTACTCGGCCGACCGCGTGGTGCGCAACGGCGACGTCCCCGTCTTCCCGACCACGCCCTACGTGCTCGCCTACGGCTTCGACGACTGGCGCCTCCAGCCCACGACGCCCGTCACGTCGCTCGACGCCGCTGGCCGCGTGCCGACCTTCACGAGCGGGAACCCGCGCCCCGCGTCCTCGCCCGAGGTCGGCGGCGACGTCCGCATCGCCGGGTTCAACGTCCTCAACTACTTCACGACGCTCGGGGAGCGCGGCGCCGCCACCGCGGACGAGTTCCGGAAGCAGCGCGCCAAGATCGTCACCGCCATCACCGGCCTCGACGCGCAGGTCGTGACGCTCATGGAGATCGAGAACTCGACCCGCTTCGGCGAGCCCGCGGACACCGCCACGGCCGACCTCGTGCGCGGCCTCAACGACGCCGCCGGGAAGCGGGTCTGGGACTACGTGCGCACGCCCGCCGCGCTCGCGTCGACCCCGACCGACGAGATCCAGAACGCGATCATCTACCGCACCGACGCCGTCACGCCGGTCGGGGCGGCGGCCACGCAGAGCGACGAGACGGTGTGGGGCAACGCCCGCGAGCCCATCGCGCAGTCGTTCCGCGGCGGCGACCGGACGTTCACGGTGGTCGCGAACCACCTCAAGTCGAAGTCGGGATCCGGCACGCAGCCGGCCGACGGCCAGGGCTTCTTCAACGCCGACCGGGTCGCGCAGGCGAAGGCCGTCGCGCGCTTCGCGTCGGAGCTGCAGGCGTCGAGCGGATCCGACCTCCTCTACCTGCTCGGCGACTTCAACGCCTACTCCGAGGAGGACCCGATCCAGGCCCTCCGCGACGCCGGCTTCGTCGACCTCGTGGCCGCGAAGGCGCCCGGCGAGCGCACCTACTCCTTCGACGGCGAGGTCGGATCCCTCGACCACGTGCTCGCGACCCGCGCCGGAGCCGCGCGTGTCACGGGCGTCGGGGTGTGGGACATCAACGCGCCCGAGTGGGCGGCGCGCGAGTACGGCGGGGCCGCGACCGACGGATCCAGCGCCTTCCGCTCCAGCGACCACGACCCCGTCAAGGTGGGCCTCGACACGATCCGCGACGCGTCGACCCTCGTCGGGTACGCCGACCGCCTGCTCGTCCGCAGCGGGCAGGGCGTGGAGTACTCCGTGCGGCTGCAGGCGGGCGGCGCTCCCGTCACCGGCCGCGTGCAGGTCCTCGACCGGGGTCGCGCGATCACCTCCGTCGACGTCACGGCGGACGACGCCGGCCGCGCGACCGTCACGCTGCCGCGGCTCTCCCGCGGGATCCACCTCATCACCGCGAGCTACGCGGGCGACTCCGGGGCGACGGCGTCGAGCACCGTCTGGCCGTCGATCGTCCTCGTCTGGTAG
- the trxA gene encoding thioredoxin, translated as MATTELTAENFESIVDSNGIVVVDFWADWCGPCKQFAPVFDKSSEKHADIVHGKVDTEAQQFLAQQANISAIPTLMIFKDQTLIFSQAGALPAPALESLIEEVRAVDVAALKEQAAAEAAQATPGASADPTAI; from the coding sequence ATGGCCACCACCGAGCTGACCGCCGAGAACTTCGAGAGCATCGTCGACTCCAACGGCATCGTCGTCGTCGACTTCTGGGCCGACTGGTGCGGCCCCTGCAAGCAGTTCGCGCCCGTCTTCGACAAGTCGAGCGAGAAGCACGCCGACATCGTCCACGGCAAGGTCGACACCGAGGCGCAGCAGTTCCTGGCGCAGCAGGCGAACATCTCCGCCATCCCGACGCTCATGATCTTCAAGGACCAGACGCTGATCTTCAGCCAGGCCGGCGCGCTGCCCGCCCCGGCGCTGGAGTCGCTCATCGAGGAGGTGCGCGCCGTCGACGTGGCCGCCCTCAAGGAGCAGGCCGCCGCCGAGGCCGCGCAGGCCACGCCCGGCGCGAGCGCCGACCCCACCGCGATCTGA
- the recQ gene encoding DNA helicase RecQ — translation MTSTPPAPAGSVASGTALAPALERLGTVFGYDAFRGDQQEIVEHVIGGGDALVLMPTGGGKSLCYQIPSLVREGTGVVISPLIALMQDQVDALRAVGVRAAFLNSTQDLETSREVERALLDGDLDLLYLAPERLILDRMGRLLDEARIALFAIDEAHCVSQWGHDFRKDYLALSMLQERWPEVPRIALTATANEATHADITARLGLQDARHFVSSFDRPNIRYRIVPKAEPRKQLVDLIRNEHAGDAGIVYCLSRKTVEQTAEALNKQGITALPYHAGLDAAVRQRNQARFLREDGIVMCATIAFGMGIDKPDVRFVAHIDLPKSIEGYYQETGRAGRDGLPSTAWLAYGLQDVVQQRRMIDQSEGDAQHRRRLSQHLDAMLALCETVGCRRVQLLRYFGEETGPCGNCDTCLEPVETWDATVPSQKLLSTIVRLQRERNQRFGAAHLIDILLGNETDRVRQQGHDQLATFGIGGELTDVQWRGVVRQLLAQGLLGVSDDVYGTLVITAGSGDVLSGSRQVPMRQEPERIVRGRGTRTTRAKGGQVVDLPEEAQGLFEALRAWRSEQAKEQGVPAYVVFADVTLREVATVRPEDLGQLAGITGVGQKKLDTYGAGLLAVVAAGSAAE, via the coding sequence ATGACCTCCACCCCTCCCGCCCCCGCCGGATCCGTCGCGTCCGGCACCGCCCTGGCACCCGCCCTCGAGCGCCTCGGCACGGTGTTCGGGTACGACGCCTTCCGCGGCGACCAGCAGGAGATCGTCGAGCACGTCATCGGCGGCGGCGACGCGCTCGTGCTCATGCCCACGGGCGGCGGCAAGTCGCTCTGCTACCAGATCCCGAGCCTCGTCCGCGAGGGCACCGGCGTCGTCATCTCCCCGCTCATCGCCCTGATGCAGGACCAGGTCGACGCCCTCCGCGCCGTCGGCGTCCGGGCCGCGTTCCTCAACTCCACGCAGGACCTCGAGACGAGCCGCGAGGTCGAGCGCGCGCTCCTCGACGGCGACCTCGACCTGCTCTACCTCGCGCCCGAGCGCCTCATCCTCGACCGGATGGGCCGCCTCCTCGACGAGGCCCGCATCGCCCTCTTCGCCATCGACGAGGCGCACTGCGTCTCCCAGTGGGGCCACGACTTCCGCAAGGACTACCTCGCGCTGTCGATGCTGCAGGAGCGCTGGCCGGAGGTCCCGCGCATCGCGCTCACCGCCACGGCCAACGAGGCCACGCACGCCGACATCACCGCGCGCCTGGGCCTCCAGGACGCGCGCCACTTCGTCTCCTCGTTCGACCGCCCGAACATCCGCTACCGCATCGTCCCCAAGGCCGAGCCGCGCAAGCAGCTGGTCGACCTCATCCGCAACGAGCACGCGGGCGACGCCGGCATCGTCTACTGCCTGAGCCGCAAGACCGTCGAGCAGACGGCCGAGGCGCTGAACAAGCAGGGCATCACCGCGCTGCCGTACCACGCGGGCCTCGACGCGGCCGTCCGCCAGCGCAACCAGGCGCGCTTCCTCCGCGAGGACGGCATCGTGATGTGCGCCACCATCGCGTTCGGCATGGGCATCGACAAGCCCGACGTGCGCTTCGTCGCCCACATCGACCTGCCGAAGTCCATCGAGGGCTACTACCAGGAGACCGGGCGCGCGGGCCGCGACGGCCTCCCTTCCACCGCCTGGCTGGCCTACGGCCTGCAGGACGTGGTGCAGCAGCGCCGCATGATCGACCAGTCCGAGGGCGATGCGCAGCACCGCCGCCGGCTCTCCCAGCACCTCGACGCGATGCTCGCGCTGTGCGAGACGGTCGGCTGCCGACGCGTGCAGCTCCTGCGCTACTTCGGGGAGGAGACGGGACCGTGCGGCAACTGCGACACGTGCCTCGAGCCCGTCGAGACGTGGGACGCCACGGTGCCGTCGCAGAAGCTGCTGTCCACGATCGTGCGGCTGCAGCGCGAGCGGAACCAGCGCTTCGGGGCGGCGCACCTCATCGACATCCTGCTCGGCAACGAGACCGACCGCGTCCGCCAGCAGGGGCACGACCAGCTCGCCACCTTCGGCATCGGCGGCGAGCTCACCGACGTGCAGTGGCGCGGCGTCGTCCGCCAGCTCCTCGCGCAGGGCCTCCTCGGCGTGAGCGACGACGTCTACGGCACGCTCGTCATCACCGCGGGCAGCGGCGACGTGCTCAGCGGATCCCGCCAGGTGCCCATGCGGCAGGAGCCCGAGCGCATCGTGCGCGGCCGCGGCACCCGCACCACGCGCGCGAAGGGCGGCCAGGTGGTCGACCTCCCCGAGGAGGCGCAGGGGCTCTTCGAGGCGCTCCGCGCCTGGCGCTCGGAGCAGGCCAAGGAGCAGGGCGTCCCCGCGTACGTCGTGTTCGCCGACGTCACTCTGCGCGAGGTCGCGACCGTGCGCCCGGAGGACCTCGGCCAGCTCGCCGGGATCACCGGCGTCGGCCAGAAGAAGCTCGACACCTACGGCGCGGGGCTGCTCGCGGTCGTCGCCGCCGGATCCGCCGCCGAGTAG
- a CDS encoding glycoside hydrolase family 127 protein, whose translation MAVTGADANAIRTGPGRAAVLPTTGSRRPLGADAVTFEGGLLGAWQERNRARTIPHAIASMTSAGNLDDLRAAVDGPGERPVPRYPFLDTDVYKTLEGIAYEVGRGAASPEMRAFLDEATDVLERVQADDGYIGSYVQRPGSDREPWSDLAWGHELYNLGHLIQAAVADSRQGGDGQLLAVARRFADAAVREFGPGGRVEVCGHPEVEMALVELHRETGERAYLDLAAAFVDRRGRGTVATRIFPAEYFQDAHPFREMPAVTGHAVRMAYLAAGATDVATETGDAELLAASVRLFDDAVRTRLYVTGGLGSRHSDEAIGDAYELPSERSYSETCAAIAVMQWAWRLFLATGEPRFLDTFETVLLNAYAVGLSADGTGFFYDNPLQRRPDHHAQSGAETEGELMRRPWFTCPCCPPNIVRWMSELQDHVAVEDGDDLVIAHPAACVIRTDAVDVRVTTAYPWDGAVRVEVLRASGAATGIVLRRPGWCRSATAVVLGADGSEVQVDAEADDRWIRATRAWAAGDALVVELDMPVRALGSHPHLDATRGTLAVARGPVVYAVEQEDAGAPVDDLLLDPRDLAAARPAPLPVADPWGPASDANAETGPGVAVAVRLRRALPAADELYPEVVPGTTAPAASAEPVDAVLVPYALWGNRAPGAMRVWIRAADTG comes from the coding sequence ATGGCAGTGACAGGAGCGGATGCGAACGCTATCCGCACAGGGCCCGGCCGCGCTGCCGTCCTCCCCACCACCGGATCGCGACGACCGCTGGGCGCCGACGCCGTCACCTTCGAGGGCGGCCTGCTCGGGGCGTGGCAGGAGCGCAACCGGGCTCGCACCATCCCCCACGCCATCGCGTCCATGACCTCCGCCGGCAACCTCGACGACCTCCGCGCGGCCGTCGACGGGCCCGGCGAAAGGCCCGTGCCGCGCTATCCGTTCCTCGACACCGACGTCTACAAGACCCTCGAGGGCATCGCCTACGAGGTCGGCCGCGGCGCCGCGAGCCCGGAGATGCGCGCCTTCCTCGACGAGGCCACGGACGTGCTCGAGCGCGTGCAGGCGGACGACGGCTACATCGGCTCGTACGTGCAGCGGCCCGGATCCGACCGCGAGCCCTGGTCCGACCTCGCCTGGGGCCACGAGCTCTACAACCTCGGGCACCTGATCCAGGCCGCCGTCGCCGACTCCCGTCAGGGCGGCGACGGCCAGCTCCTCGCCGTGGCCCGCCGCTTCGCCGACGCCGCGGTGCGGGAGTTCGGCCCCGGCGGACGCGTGGAGGTCTGCGGCCACCCCGAGGTCGAGATGGCGCTCGTCGAGCTGCACCGCGAGACGGGGGAGCGCGCGTACCTCGACCTCGCCGCCGCGTTCGTCGACCGGCGCGGGCGCGGCACGGTGGCGACGCGGATCTTCCCCGCCGAGTACTTCCAGGACGCGCACCCCTTCCGCGAGATGCCGGCCGTCACGGGTCACGCCGTCCGCATGGCGTACCTCGCCGCGGGCGCGACGGACGTGGCGACGGAGACGGGCGACGCCGAGCTGCTCGCCGCATCCGTCCGCCTGTTCGACGACGCGGTGCGCACCCGCCTCTACGTGACGGGCGGGCTCGGCAGCCGCCACTCGGACGAGGCCATCGGCGACGCATACGAGCTGCCGAGCGAGCGCTCCTACAGCGAGACCTGCGCGGCGATCGCCGTCATGCAGTGGGCGTGGCGCCTCTTCCTCGCCACCGGCGAGCCGCGCTTCCTCGACACGTTCGAGACCGTCCTGCTCAACGCCTACGCGGTGGGCCTCTCCGCCGACGGCACGGGCTTCTTCTACGACAACCCGCTCCAGCGCCGCCCGGACCACCACGCGCAGTCGGGCGCCGAGACCGAGGGCGAGCTGATGCGACGCCCGTGGTTCACCTGCCCGTGCTGCCCGCCGAACATCGTGCGCTGGATGAGCGAGCTGCAGGACCACGTCGCGGTCGAGGACGGGGACGACCTCGTGATCGCGCACCCGGCGGCGTGCGTGATCCGCACCGACGCCGTCGACGTCCGCGTGACGACCGCGTACCCATGGGACGGCGCCGTGCGCGTCGAGGTGCTGCGCGCATCCGGCGCGGCGACCGGCATCGTGCTCCGCCGCCCGGGCTGGTGCCGCTCGGCGACCGCGGTCGTGCTGGGCGCCGACGGGTCCGAGGTCCAGGTCGACGCGGAGGCCGACGACCGGTGGATCCGCGCCACGCGCGCCTGGGCCGCCGGCGACGCGCTCGTGGTCGAGCTGGACATGCCCGTGCGCGCCCTCGGATCCCACCCGCACCTCGACGCCACCCGGGGGACCCTCGCGGTGGCGCGCGGACCGGTCGTGTACGCGGTCGAGCAGGAGGACGCCGGCGCACCCGTCGACGACCTGCTCCTCGACCCGCGCGACCTGGCGGCGGCGCGACCCGCGCCGCTCCCCGTCGCCGACCCGTGGGGCCCCGCGTCGGACGCGAACGCGGAGACCGGACCGGGCGTCGCGGTCGCCGTGCGCCTCCGCCGTGCGCTCCCCGCGGCGGACGAGCTCTACCCCGAGGTCGTCCCCGGCACCACCGCCCCCGCCGCGTCGGCCGAGCCCGTCGACGCCGTGCTCGTGCCGTACGCCCTCTGGGGCAACCGCGCGCCCGGCGCCATGCGGGTCTGGATCCGCGCCGCCGACACCGGCTGA
- a CDS encoding ABC transporter substrate-binding protein: protein MNRRITAVGLALAASLALTSCAGASGKAAADITGPADTGGTMHVLQVSDFPHLDPAMGYETDLADVYRLIYRTLTTTTGKDGATIAPDLATDTGTPNDDDTVWTFTLKDGLKFEDGSPITSQSMKFGVERSFDKALAIGSPYARMYLQGGDSYQGPYVSGDLSSIETPDEKTIVFHLNRSVPEFASVTAQSTFVPFPVDKDRVTVTNMDQQPISSGPYKVSARTPGQSLTLVRNPEWDASTDAVRTAKPDEWDFTMGLDQATIDERMIAGQGDDANAIAYGITAASVSRIQTPQIKARTVSGDSGCTTYLALNTTKPHLGDVRVRQAIAYAVDKKSLADVAGGPMIAEPASTILTRSVPGHKDFDLYPSTDSSGDVDKAKALLAEAGLQDGFSITLDVASVPTSQKAAEALQQSLARVGITVVINLLDTATYNETIGTPSQQHDAAEAGWCPDWNSASTVLPILFDGRQIPEKGNSNLSQINDPAINAKIDEVSAMTDLQAADTAWGDLDEQVQQLAPVVPLLYGQAVLVLGQNVRNAYSSPIYDGGPDFATIGLHTGK, encoded by the coding sequence ATGAACAGACGAATCACCGCAGTCGGGCTGGCCCTCGCCGCCAGCCTCGCCCTCACGTCCTGCGCCGGCGCAAGCGGCAAGGCCGCCGCCGACATCACCGGCCCCGCCGACACGGGCGGCACCATGCACGTCCTGCAGGTGTCGGACTTCCCGCACCTGGATCCCGCGATGGGCTACGAGACCGACCTCGCGGACGTCTACCGGCTCATCTACCGCACGCTCACCACGACCACGGGCAAGGACGGCGCCACGATCGCGCCCGACCTCGCCACAGACACCGGCACCCCCAACGACGACGACACCGTCTGGACGTTCACGCTCAAGGACGGCCTGAAGTTCGAGGACGGCTCCCCGATCACGAGCCAGTCGATGAAGTTCGGCGTGGAGCGCTCGTTCGACAAGGCGCTCGCGATCGGCTCGCCGTACGCCCGCATGTACCTCCAGGGCGGCGACAGCTACCAGGGCCCCTACGTCTCAGGCGACCTGTCCTCCATCGAGACGCCCGACGAGAAGACCATCGTCTTCCACCTCAACCGCTCCGTGCCCGAGTTCGCGAGCGTCACCGCGCAGAGCACGTTCGTGCCGTTCCCCGTGGACAAGGACCGGGTCACCGTCACGAACATGGATCAGCAGCCCATCTCCTCCGGCCCGTACAAGGTGAGCGCCCGGACGCCCGGCCAGTCGCTCACGCTCGTGCGCAACCCCGAGTGGGACGCGTCCACCGACGCGGTCCGGACCGCGAAGCCCGACGAGTGGGACTTCACGATGGGGCTCGACCAGGCCACCATCGACGAGCGCATGATCGCCGGCCAGGGCGACGACGCGAACGCGATCGCCTACGGGATCACCGCGGCGTCGGTGTCCCGCATCCAGACGCCGCAGATCAAGGCGCGCACCGTCTCGGGCGACAGCGGCTGCACCACGTATCTCGCGCTCAACACGACGAAGCCGCACCTCGGCGACGTGCGCGTGCGCCAGGCCATCGCCTACGCCGTGGACAAGAAGTCGCTCGCCGACGTGGCGGGCGGCCCCATGATCGCGGAGCCCGCGTCGACGATCCTCACCCGCAGCGTCCCCGGTCACAAGGACTTCGACCTCTACCCCAGCACCGACAGCTCGGGTGACGTCGACAAGGCGAAGGCGCTCCTCGCCGAGGCGGGCCTGCAGGACGGCTTCTCGATCACCCTCGACGTGGCCAGCGTGCCGACGTCGCAGAAGGCCGCGGAGGCGCTCCAGCAGTCCCTCGCCCGCGTCGGCATCACCGTGGTGATCAACCTCCTCGACACGGCGACCTACAACGAGACCATCGGCACGCCGTCGCAGCAGCACGACGCGGCCGAGGCCGGCTGGTGCCCGGACTGGAACTCCGCCAGCACGGTGCTGCCGATCCTCTTCGACGGACGCCAGATCCCCGAGAAGGGCAACAGCAACCTGTCGCAGATCAACGACCCCGCCATCAACGCGAAGATCGACGAGGTCTCGGCCATGACCGACCTCCAGGCCGCGGACACCGCCTGGGGCGACCTGGACGAGCAGGTGCAGCAGCTGGCACCCGTGGTGCCGCTCCTCTACGGCCAGGCCGTGCTCGTGCTGGGGCAGAACGTGCGCAACGCGTACTCGAGCCCCATCTACGACGGAGGCCCGGACTTCGCCACCATCGGCCTCCACACGGGGAAGTAG
- a CDS encoding ABC transporter permease has product MTATLQGASAPDSASPYPTGRPPAVTPAKRVVAALRSKPSVIASTAFVVLVVILAVFAPLLSGITGWGPTAFDATAVDPTLGGLPIGPFGGVSASHWFGVEPQNGRDIFARIAYGARVSLLIAVSATVVTTAIGVVAGMVAGYFGGIVDQVVSRVMDFLMAFPALIFMIAILSALPAGNRPALLVLTLSVFGWPYTARIVRGQTMTIRTRDFVEAARASGASSMGVIFREVLPNLRGTVIVLATLAVPTYIGTEASLSFLGVGVLPPTPSWGQMIADSVNWYTVDPAYFVVPGSFLFLTVLAFTVFGDHLRTALEQGEAA; this is encoded by the coding sequence GTGACCGCCACCCTGCAGGGCGCCTCGGCGCCCGACTCCGCCTCCCCGTACCCGACGGGACGGCCGCCCGCCGTCACGCCGGCCAAGCGCGTGGTCGCGGCCCTCCGGTCGAAGCCGTCCGTCATCGCCAGCACCGCGTTCGTGGTGCTCGTGGTGATCCTCGCGGTGTTCGCGCCGCTCCTGTCCGGGATCACCGGCTGGGGTCCCACGGCCTTCGACGCGACGGCCGTGGACCCCACCCTCGGCGGCCTCCCCATCGGCCCGTTCGGCGGCGTCAGCGCCTCGCACTGGTTCGGCGTGGAGCCGCAGAACGGGCGCGACATCTTCGCCCGCATCGCGTACGGCGCCCGGGTGTCCCTGCTCATCGCGGTCTCCGCCACGGTCGTCACCACGGCGATCGGCGTGGTCGCGGGCATGGTCGCCGGCTACTTCGGCGGGATCGTCGACCAGGTCGTGTCCCGGGTCATGGACTTCCTCATGGCCTTCCCGGCGCTGATCTTCATGATCGCCATCCTCTCGGCGCTGCCCGCGGGCAACCGGCCGGCGCTGCTCGTCCTCACGCTCAGCGTCTTCGGCTGGCCGTACACGGCGCGCATCGTGCGCGGCCAGACCATGACGATCCGCACGCGCGACTTCGTGGAGGCGGCCCGGGCGTCCGGCGCCTCCTCCATGGGCGTGATCTTCCGGGAGGTGCTGCCGAACCTGCGCGGAACCGTCATCGTGCTGGCCACGCTCGCGGTGCCGACCTACATCGGCACCGAGGCGAGCCTGTCCTTCCTCGGGGTGGGCGTGCTGCCGCCGACGCCGTCGTGGGGTCAGATGATCGCCGACTCGGTGAACTGGTACACGGTCGACCCCGCGTACTTCGTCGTCCCCGGCTCGTTCCTCTTCCTCACGGTGCTGGCGTTCACGGTCTTCGGCGACCACCTCCGCACCGCGCTCGAGCAGGGGGAGGCGGCATGA